In Accipiter gentilis chromosome 22, bAccGen1.1, whole genome shotgun sequence, the following are encoded in one genomic region:
- the RIOX1 gene encoding ribosomal oxygenase 1 yields the protein MAAGGAEERRRRQQQQRRQQQQQQQQQQQRPGRLSALSVYRRAAGAGRLERRRRGRPLPAGGKWAEARPRRGGPGSGGREPEAPSAPSAAAVPGGVERAEARPRRGPEPEAPPRQPPPRAAAPPGRGERERAEEPAGGPEAKRRGGPGAAGAGGGAAGLLRRLGRLEDSRQRAAELFRWLVAPVAPGEFLGRYWERAPLLVRRGDPGYYAGLFSTADFEAALRGGEVHFGTHLDVTSYAEGVRETHNPSGRALPAVAWDFYQNGCSLRLLSPQAFSRTVWQFLSILQEHFGSMAGANAYLTPPGTQGFAPHYDDIEAFVLQLEGKKHWRVYSPRTDAEVLPQFSSANLAQAELGEPVLETVLEAGDLLYFPRGFIHQGDCLPDAHSLHITVSSYQRNSWGDLLEKLLPAALQMALEEDVEYRQGLPMDYLRYMGVANSDAVDARRTAFVEKVQSLIKKLVDYAPIDAAVDQRAKSFLHDCLPPVLTQSEKAQSVYGFPARWQDGGPCDVDIRITKDTEVRLLRHGIIRLCNEEAGVMLYYTTENSRVYHKEEPKFLEIDPEYTDSIEFLLSSYPNHVRVDTLPCETLEDKISLATLLFEKGILTTKKPLVQV from the coding sequence atggcggcgggcggcgcggaggagcggcggcggcggcagcagcagcagcggcggcagcagcagcagcagcagcagcagcagcagcagcggccgGGGCGGCTCTCGGCGCTCTCGGTGtaccggcgggcggcgggggccgggcggctgGAGCGGCGCCGCCGCGGGAGGCCGCTGCCCGCGGGCGGCAAGTGGGCCGAGGCGCGGCCGAGGCGCGGCGGGCCGGGAagcggcgggcgggagccggAGGCCCCGTCGGCGCCGAGCGCCGCCGCGGTCCCCGGCGGCGTGGAGCGGGCCGAGGCGCGGCCGAGGCGCGGCCCGGAGCCGGAGGCCCCGCCGCGGCAGCCGCCGCCgagggccgccgcgccccccggccgcggggagcgggagcgggcCGAGGAGCCGGCCGGCGGCCCTGAGGCGAAGCGGCGGGGCGGCCctggggcggcgggagcgggcggcggcgcggcggggctgcTGCGGCGGCTGGGGCGGCTGGAGGACAGCCGGCAGCGGGCGGCCGAGCTGTTCCGGTGGCTGGTGGCCCCGGTGGCGCCGGGGGAGTTCCTGGGGCGCTACTGGGAGCGGGCGCCGCTGCTGGTGCGGCGGGGCGACCCCGGCTACTACGCGGGGCTCTTCTCCACGGCCGACTTCGAGGCGGCCCTGCGGGGCGGCGAGGTGCACTTCGGGACCCACCTGGACGTGACCAGCTACGCCGAGGGCGTGCGGGAGACGCACAACCCATCcggccgggccctgcccgccgtcGCCTGGGACTTCTACCAGAACGGCTGCTCCCTGCGGCTCCTCAGCCCCCAGGCCTTCTCCCGCACCGTCTGGCAGTTCCTCTCCATCCTGCAGGAGCACTTCGGCAGCATGGCGGGGGCCAACGCGTACCTCACGCCACCGGGGACGCAGGGCTTCGCCCCCCACTACGACGACATCGAGGCCTTCGTGTTGCAGCTGGAGGGGAAGAAGCACTGGCGCGTCTACAGCCCCCGGACGGACGCCGAGGTGCTGCCCCAGTTCTCCAGCGCAAACCTCGCGCAGGCTGAGCTCGGCGAGCCCGTGCTGGAGACGGTGCTGGAGGCCGGGGACCTGCTGTACTTCCCCCGCGGCTTTATCCACCAGGGCGACTGTCTCCCTGATGCGCACTCGCTCCACATCACTGTGTCTTCCTACCAGAGGAACTCCTGGGGGGACCTCCTGGAGAAGCTCCTCCCGGCTGCTCTGCAGATGGCCCTGGAGGAGGACGTGGAGTACCGGCAAGGGCTTCCTATGGACTACCTGAGGTACATGGGGGTCGCCAATTCGGATGCAGTCGACGCTCGCCGAACAGCCTTCGTGGAGAAGGTCCAGAGCCTGATAAAGAAACTCGTTGACTATGCACCCATCGATGCTGCTGTGGATCAGAGAGCCAAGTCATTTCTTCACGACTGCCTTCCCCCGGTGCTTACACAAAGTGAAAAAGCGCAGAGTGTGTACGGCTTCCCGGCCCGGTGGCAAGATGGAGGACCCTGCGATGTCGATATACGGATAACGAAAGACACTGAAGTACGTCTTCTCCGCCATGGCATCATTAGATTGTGTAATGAAGAAGCAGGTGTGATGCTGTATTACACGACAGAGAACTCAAGGGTGTATCACAAGGAGGAACCCAAGTTCCTTGAGATAGATCCTGAGTATACAGACAGTATTGAATTTCTCCTGTCTTCCTATCCAAACCACGTCCGTGTGGATACCCTTCCATGCGAAACCTTGGAGGATAAGATTTCTCTAGCCACGCTCCTGTTTGAGAAAGGCATTCTGACTACAAAAAAGCCTCTGGTGCAAGTGTAA